Below is a window of Salvelinus fontinalis isolate EN_2023a chromosome 31, ASM2944872v1, whole genome shotgun sequence DNA.
ACTGGCCAAACTCGtgtttctaaaaatgaattcaagatgaaggaaaaaagaaaccgcacactgctcttgatagtatcactgctctttaataagctttacgtatcggcctttGTCAGAGCTTTtgagagtaaaaaaaaaagaagtgcacccttatgtagacctagccccacccacatccgtgCCACGAATCGAAAGGGGTTGGAGGcgaaggaaaaacaaataagtgctaccaaatataacaatatgcattttatAAATATTCAAATAAAGTGTGTAAATAAGATgtattaaacacgtctgtaaaaccacaatgaggacatagACCTACCGAGCAAGTTTTCATTAAACGTCAGAGTAATCTTAAATAGGGGCAAaattcatgttcaaattcacaacataacatacataggcatttcatcattaaatcctttaggaaataatgtctggagggtgaaaatcccaaaacattctcttttactcagagtatttaataatatcacctcccctgtctgatatcttaactttctttATGCTACAAAATCTAAAAGGTAAAAATGTCATTAAAATGTACTGTGACTGGATAATCCCTGGcgtttctcctgattgaacttttgTGTTCCCTGATTCTCTGTTTGAGAGAACGAGAGGTTTTACCTACATAgcacagcccacatggacatttaataatgtaaataacatgggtggtggagcACCTAATAATGTAATCtatttggaaccgttttcctgtATGTGGGTGGCAGACATATTCACATGtcatcatattgttgcactgtgcgcatcctcTGCATTTAAAGCTACCATTTGGAAGAGGGCGTAAAAGAGCCTGATACCATCAAGAACAGTGTGAGGTTTATTTTTTCCTTCAtccagtatacaagaaagtagctttcccagcattactcctgaacctgtataagcacacatcagcaacacctgatctggtgctgtgattgtgtgcatccctaacacgagGAAAGTAACTCACTTAAATATCTgggcgcaggaccataaatactcctgtaaaccaaacctagtctaatgtgggacaccctagcctcaacaggcagccagtttagttcctgaaagcagctcctttctatgtgagtacgtggactcaccttcaatactaccctgatcaacttattctgggctatctggagcttcCTCTTCATACATTTAGATAagcccccaaaccaggaagtactagcatagtcaaaatggcattgaatgagggcagtagctagcactttcatgtagtccttatcaagcagcttggactttctagcCAAGTCACAGCCTATATGCGCAATGGAAagactataatgatttaatacaatgaaatgttgtttaaatgctgCGCGCTTTATGTCCCTACCAGCCTATTGTGTCGCACTCGCAGATacttcacaatgtatttctttgtaggctatagctTTGAACTAATTGAAATAATATTGCCTAAATAATTCATTTCCGTTCCTTCTTaggctccctgtctggctcctgactTATATAGAGTGTTTATttaatttatcctttatttaactaggcaagtcagttaagaacacattcgtaTTTACAATATATATCGTTGTTTTTATTTTTAGTATGGGCCCGTTTTTAGCAGAGCATTAGTAAAGGACATGGAGCTGTGCGCATGAGTGATGAGTTGTATTCCCAACCGCTCAACTCCGCTGAGctaccagaaagagagagacaaagtttTGAGGATATTTTTCAATGAAAGTAAAGAACAGTAATATAACGAGTAAAGTAGGAGGCCCAGGTTTCAATAGGCGTTAAGATATTGTTTCATGAATGTGTCTATATTGGTCTCCCGAgtgtcacagcggtctaaggcactgcatctcagtgctagaggcgtcactacagaccctggtttgatcccgggctgtatcacaaccggctgtgatcgatCGAGAGTCCCatagcacaattggcccagcatcgtcaggggagggtttagctggggtaggccttcattgtaaataagaatttgttcttaactgacttgcctagttaaataaaggttaaataaaaacatatatatttggCCCGGTGAAGCAGTTTTATGCGCTGACTGAATGAAAGCTGATAATTACTGTATGAGTTTTTTACTCCTTCTACTTCACCAGCTGTCAGCTGTGGCTCTGTGGTGAGAAACAtctctgttcccaggggggaaacCCTATACTATCctggagcacgagtacaggacattacaaggctgcttcctaccaTTCTACGACAGCTGCTGGGGGCCGACGCTGTCGTAGTCCATGTTGGGGTCAAACGACATTAGGAGGGCTAGCTCGGAACTGCTgaaaattgattttaaagaactgattctaGGTCTGAAAGATTTTTCTTTTTAAAGCGGCCAATTATTGCAGGCCCGATACCGTCGCTGGGCCGCTGCTGTGAAATATTTATCAAGCTACTGGCATTAAGTCTACTGTAGCGTTGTTGGCATAACTTCTATAAATAACACTTTTGGAAACAGAAGATGTTGTACAGAAATGatggagtccatccaaatcatcttggctcctggacccTGTCCTCGCATTccaaggctgcgttgagacaaggACTTATCAGTGACCCAAGCCCTGCTCagataatccctaccattgtgtcgctgagttgtcataGTGCTGCTGCAAATGTACATTGGCCCAGGGGCGCTGGCaataatgtaagtaacctaatttatgtctcCTCTTAACTCCCCTGAATACCTCTGTCAgccctactgtcacgttcctgacctgttttctgttgtttttgtatgtgtttagttggtcagggcgtgagttggggtgggcattctttgttatgtgtttctatgttgggttaaatgtgttgcctgatatggttctcaattagaggcaggtgtttgacatttcctctgattgagaaccatattaaggtaggctgttctcactgtttgtttgtgggtgattgttcctgtgtctgtgtctaccacacgggactgttttgtttgttcgttcgtttggctagtctttcctgttcgtgcgttcttcgtgtctatgtaagttctcaagttcaggtctgtctacatcgtttcgttgttttgtattctattcaagtgtatttcgtgtcagtgttcgtcttgttaaataaattctttATGTctgcatacctcgctgcgtgttggtccgatccatgctcctcctcatccgaggaggaggaatatgacgaacgTTACACCTACAgatattgtatgcagtaatcttGCGCCTATGAAActgagttatactgttagcactgaggcggtgggCCCTATTAGgaggtccactgtgtgcagctcaccctgcactatcagctcaaaCAAAAATAACACTGTCATGTCTACCTCTAAGTCTCCCTGTAAAGCGATTAAAAACAATCAAGattcccagaaaagtgctaaaaatagaacacttatttaactaggcaagtcagttaagaacaaattcttatttacaatgacggtctaccggggaacagccttgttcaggggcagaacgacagattttttaccttgtcagctcgaggattaaatccagcaacctttcggttactggcccaatgctctaaccactaggctacctgccgcaccaaattacattaacatatgtagcctcaTAAACAAGGCTCATGAATtcaataacttgctagtaacatataacattctgactatctcttaaactcacttagataatacctttgatgatacagtggtagcaaaaCATGGTTTCAACATCTTCAGAAGAGACAGGAATtccaatggtggaggtgttgccgTTCATGTTCAGAGTCATGTTCCTGtcaagcttagagaggatctcatgtcaaaTGCTGTAATATGGTAACAGGTtcacctgcctcacctaaagcccattttTGTAGGaggctgctatagaccaccaagtgctaacagtcagtatctggataataaactcagcaaaaaaatgtacgtcctttcactgtcaactgcgtttattttcagcaaacttaacatgtgtaaatatttgtatgaacataacaagattcaacaactgagaaataaactgaaaaagttccacagacatgtgactaacagaaatggaataatgtgtccctgaacaaagaggggtcaaaataaaaagtaacagtcagtatctggtgtggccaccagctgcattaagtactacagtgcatctcctcctcatggactgcaacagatttgccagttcttgctgtgagatgttaccccactcttccaccaaggcacctgcaagttcccggacatttctggggggaatggccctcgccctcaccctccgatccaacaggtcccagacgtgctcaatgggattgagatctgctccacagaatgagcagtatggctggtggcattgtcatgctggagggtcatgtcaggatgagcctgcaggaagggtaccacatgagggaggaggatgtcttccctctaacacacagcattgagattgcctgcaatgacaacaagctcagtccgatgatgctgtgacacaccgcaccAGACCATGAcgcaccctccacctccaaatcgatcccgctccagagtacaagcctcggtgtaacgctcattccttcattgataaacgcgaatccgaccatcacccctggtgagacaaaaccgcgactcgtcagtgaagagcactttttgccagtcctgtctggttcagcgatggtgggtttgtgcccataggcgacattgttgtcggtgatgtctggtgaggacctgccttacaacaggcctacaagccctcaatccagcctttctcagcctattggggacagtctgagcacgggtggagggattgtgcgttcctggtgtaactcgggcagttgttgttgccatcctgtacctgtcccgcaggtgtgatgttcggatgtaccgatcctgtgcaggtgttgttacacgtggtctgccactgcgaggccgatcagctgtccatcctttTTCCCTGTAGCTCtgccttaggcgtctcacagtacggacattgcaatttatttccctggccacatctgcagtctatTCTAGAGGAATGTAGGAATGTATCAATGGGAGGCAAACAGTACTACATAGAACCATGACTACAtgtaactctattccacatcaaataactcatgcaagcagtagatttgcttctttttttttaacagataaaaaatacaccttatggaacagcagagactgtgaagagacacacacacatgataacatacgcactatacacacatgtacacatggattttgtgttgtagatatgtagtagtagagtagtggcctgagggaacacactttaaTGTGTTGCAAAATCTGTTGTGAAatgtaatggggatccataataaatacaaatattccgCTGGTCTCGGGAGGAAATGACAAGTCTTCCAAGACCGAGTCAAGACTGAGTAAAAATCTGGGACAAGGGATCTGGGACAAAGCTAAGATAGTCCTATCAAACTCCCAAAATTATAAAATGATATGAGAGGAATTTCTTTTAAATCTCTCCTTCTGCAGTGGTGAAGGATTTTGTCTTGGTGGGCCAACACACCTGTCCCAAAACGGCAATGAAAGAGATCGATGAACTCTACACTGTTTTCAATGGGATCTGCAAGAAGTGGAAGACTGAGGTTAGTTGAGTTTAAATCATTGATATCAGATAACTCCTCAGATTTCTAGCATCTTATTCCTTCCTCTTCTCTTGATAATATACTAACTATTCCATCGAGGTCAATTTACTGTATCTTCCTGTTTTTTGTGTTTATTTGTTTGATACTGTTCATTTGTCTTCCTCTAGAATGTGGTGATCTTAGGGGACCTGAACGCAGCCTGTAACTACATCACCATCAAGGGCTTTAGAGCTGTGCGTTTGAGAAGCGACCCCAAGTTCCGCTGGCTGATTGGAGATGAACAGGATACAACCGTCCGGCAGAAGACACACTGCGCTTACGACAGGTCAGTGACCCATACAATAGAATCATTGTACAAGACTTGGATGTGTGCTGGCGCGTGTGTTCTGTATGTTTATCTGTGGGCGAAGGAGCTTCTTTCTTCTTACTATGATCATGATATGCCTCCTCTCTCTATACGTCATACTCCAGGATAGTTATCCATGGAAAAGAGATGATGTCTGGGATAGTTCCAGATTCAGCTAAACCCTTTAACTTTAAAGAAGAGTTCCACCTTACTGAAGACGAGGTATCTTAACTTCTCAGACATTTGAAATCAGTTGATATGTAATGATATAAGTTTAAGTTAACCTGTATTCTTTTGATTGACCGATTTGATtatttgtttgtttacatttaggcCTTGGAAGTCAGCGACCACTTCCCAGTAGAAGTTGACCTGAAGCCCATCCATCGCTATCTCCTGCGCCATGAACTTTAGACCCCACTGCACCATCAACATGACCAACAATCATGTTTTTATTCCCAATTATTTcagttgtatttatttatttcaatttattttAGGTACTTAAATTAAATTATGTAG
It encodes the following:
- the dnase1l1l gene encoding deoxyribonuclease I-like 1-like; the protein is MKWPVLVTCFVGLWHVAMSLKICAFNVQSFGEAKANNKKVMGILIKILARCDLCLIQEVRDTKGEAIPTLVKDLNSFDKSHAYSYVASKRLGKKTYKEQYVYIYKKDVLQVREHCQYPELEGGEGTNNDTEVFSRVPFIVRFHSPTTLVKDFVLVGQHTCPKTAMKEIDELYTVFNGICKKWKTENVVILGDLNAACNYITIKGFRAVRLRSDPKFRWLIGDEQDTTVRQKTHCAYDRIVIHGKEMMSGIVPDSAKPFNFKEEFHLTEDEALEVSDHFPVEVDLKPIHRYLLRHEL